The sequence CACAGTAGGTGGGGGGATTTCTTCCATCTGAGAAAGTTCTTGTTTCTCTAAACCTTCTAATTCAATTGATCGTGTAAGGAATGTCAATATGGAAGAGATTCTTAAGAGGTTGGAGTACTTAGCCAAtcaaattggaaatttaaatctTGATGACAAGAATGTTTGTGAGGTGGAACCATTAAAAAGATCACGTGCCAAGACTTCTCTGCCTGATGAACCTGAACTTTATGGTAGAAATACTGACGAAGATGCTTTGATGAAGTTGTTGATGCCGGATGAAGATAGTAATGAGAAGATATGTGTCATTCCCATAGTGGGAATGGGTGGGATTGGAAAAACTACCCTTGCTCAAATTCTTTTCAACGATGAACGAGTGAAGAAGAAGtttcaaattaatttgattCCACGGCTGTGACAAAAAGCATTCTTCAACAAGTTGCTTGGGGTGAAGCTTCAGGTGACATGGATTTGACTTTGCTTCAGGTTAATTTGACAGAGAAGGTAACAGGAAAGAagtttttgattgttttagaCGATATTTGGGAAGAGTATTCTGAAGAGTGGAAAGAAGTCATGAAGCCTTTCCACAGTGGGGCCAGAGGAAGCAGAATAATAGTAACAACAAGAAATGAAAAAGTTGCAGATATCATTCAAACTGCTCACACACACCATCTCAAAGAATTATCAAAAGatgagtgttggaaattatttgcaAAGGCAGCATCTTCTAGTGGCAATTGTTGAGTAAACTGctagcaaaataaaagaggaacgatattaccgaatgaagaattctgggttgagtcgcggactaagtcgctctctttaagacgttcgCGGCACTGCCCAGGAGTGTGCAAGCAGTCGGAAATTGCCGGTcgtccccaggataaaacaGCCCAGTCGTTGCACTGTATCGGAACCCCACTGCACTGTAGAGCACCGTCGAATACACCCAAAAATTTCGATATCGCAGatggaatttttaattttatgaaaactGTATTTTTCTGATACGAAAGAGATATCTTCTTCCCATCAGTTCAATCGCATTATATAGGCGAATGGATTGAATAAACATAACGGGAAGAATAACGTTTTCTGAAGTGGGGTGAGTTGGTTTTTGAACGTGTCCCGTTAACTGATACGACTAAGTAATCAGTTTAATTAAACAcgtttcttaattaaattaataaataaaaaataattattttattaaataatttttctgtaaaaaataatattgtgtcACACCACACCAACCCGGCCCGGCCCGGATCGGACGGCGCGCGCACGCGTGTGTGGTGGGTCAAGTGTGTGTGTCCTCACCCATTCGCACAAAACTGGGTACCCCTTGGGGCCCAAACCCAAATGCCAAAGTTGCACTCTTTATACCCTTGTCAATGAGGGTTCATATCCCATGTGGGACTCTTTCCAACTCACACACACTAagacacttatatattttgttgaaatattcacaacatttccaacaatcccccacttgaatttttaaaaaaatatttccatCTACTAGTATCATTCAACAATAAGATTGAGCATAAACAAAGGTATCTTTCGATTTGAACCTCTGCGTAGTGAATACGATTTAGATTTTACTAGAGTGACCATAGTCTTGAACTCTATCTCTAACATTGTACCACGCAACAACCTTTTCAAGGGTGTAATCAAAAGCTCGTGCGTTAATGGCCATGCACGTCTATCCCAGTATAGTGAACCCTCTAGAAATTTTGCCCAAAATTTCATAGGAAGCGGCCCCACTCCCACATTCACATAGGTGAGTCTATCAAGAGTACTCCCGTAGCTCGGTACTCCACTCCACTTGGAGTATAGATCTCATTAAGAGTTTCTATTAACTCAACCTTAAGTCGCTTCAGGAATTCATGCTTCTCTTTTCGTATAATTATAGCATGATCTCACTTTTATCACTTCATAACTTGTTATTACCCATTGAACCTATTTCTTGGGATCTCCAGTCTATAGGTCGGGTTGCCATTATGAGTGATTCATCAATCTAAGGGCAACAGTCCCATTCCTTTCGATGTTTTAAGGACTTTCTCTCTAGCTAAGCCTTTCGTCAaaggatcagccaagttatcatCAGTGCGTACATGATCCACTCTAACAGCTCCTGTTGAGAGAAACTCTCTAACAGTGCTGTGCTTACGACGTATTTGTCGTCTCTTACCGTTGTAGTAACGGTTCTGTACTTTTGCAATAGCCGCGGTACTATCGCAATGGATCAACACAGCTGGAATAGGTTTTTCCCATAAAGGAATCTCAGCTAGCAGGCTTCTCAGCCAACCTGCTTCTTCACTAGCAGTAGCTAGTGCTATCATTTCAGACTCCATTGTAGATTGAGCCAGAATAGTCTGTTTCTTAGATTTCCATGAAACAGCTCCACCAGCTATGCTAAAAATATAGCCACTGGTTGCCTTGGAGTCATCTGATAAAGTGTTCCAGTCAGCATCACTGTACCCCTCAAGTACAGCTGGAAACTTTTGATAATGTAATCCAAGAGTCAATGTTCTTTTGAGGTATCTCATGACCCTCTCTATAGCATTCCAATGCTCTGCACTAGGTCTACTAGTAAACCTGCATAGTAATCCCACGACATAGGCAATGTCGGGTCTAGTACAATCAGTGGCATACCGAAGACTGCCAATGATGCTCGCATATTCAGATTGCCTTACACCATCACCAGtgttcttaaataattttacacTGGGATCATATGGTGTACAAGCAGGTTTACAGttaaagtaattatatttctttaagatCTTCTCAATGTAGTGAGATTGATCCAAAGAAATTCCCTTTTCAGTCCTAGTGATCTGTATACCAAGGATTACATTCGCTTCACCTAGATCTTTCATGTCAAAATTTTCACATAACAAAGATTTCACATTGTTCACGA is a genomic window of Cannabis sativa cultivar Pink pepper isolate KNU-18-1 chromosome 9, ASM2916894v1, whole genome shotgun sequence containing:
- the LOC133031569 gene encoding putative disease resistance RPP13-like protein 1, with product MEEILKRLEYLANQIGNLNLDDKNVCEVEPLKRSRAKTSLPDEPELYGRNTDEDALMKLLMPDEDSNEKICVIPIVGMGGIGKTTLAQILFNDERVNLTEKVTGKKFLIVLDDIWEEYSEEWKEVMKPFHSGARGSRIIVTTRNEKVADIIQTAHTHHLKELSKDECWKLFAKAASSSGNC